In Paenibacillus kyungheensis, the following are encoded in one genomic region:
- a CDS encoding CBS domain-containing protein: MQISSFLLPKEQVAYIPSTISMFEALEILESHFYTALPIIDESGRYVGTLSEGDLLWKLKNTCNLDFEKMREIPVYDIQKHVRNESVIITAAMEDMLSLAADQNFVPVTDTKGIFLGIIRRKDIIEYYNDNITD, translated from the coding sequence ATGCAAATCTCTTCTTTTTTACTGCCGAAAGAACAAGTCGCTTATATTCCTTCGACAATCTCGATGTTTGAAGCATTAGAAATATTAGAAAGTCATTTTTATACAGCATTGCCGATTATCGATGAATCTGGACGATATGTAGGTACTCTTTCTGAAGGGGACTTATTATGGAAACTCAAAAATACATGCAATCTTGATTTTGAAAAAATGCGTGAGATTCCTGTCTATGATATTCAAAAGCATGTTCGCAATGAAAGTGTTATTATTACAGCCGCAATGGAAGATATGTTATCGCTTGCCGCAGATCAGAATTTTGTACCTGTGACAGATACCAAAGGAATATTCCTCGGCATTATTCGCCGTAAAGATATTATTGAATACTATAATGACAATATTACAGACTAA
- a CDS encoding Lrp/AsnC family transcriptional regulator, with protein sequence MDQVDQHILLCLQTQARISMTELGKEVGLSQPAVTERVRRMEESGVIQQYRAIVAPDKIGKLTTAYYLFRANDGISFVQFCQETAQIVECHRVSGDYNYLIKVVTSSIMDLEPFENCITSHGSYTTLITLSSPIDHKSLVPTMSKDQQTI encoded by the coding sequence ATGGATCAGGTGGATCAACATATTCTACTCTGTCTACAAACCCAAGCACGTATTTCAATGACCGAACTAGGGAAAGAAGTAGGGCTGTCTCAACCAGCAGTAACGGAACGAGTACGTCGGATGGAAGAGAGTGGAGTGATTCAGCAATATAGAGCCATAGTTGCACCGGATAAGATTGGCAAATTGACAACAGCGTATTATTTATTCCGCGCGAATGATGGAATATCGTTTGTTCAGTTTTGTCAGGAGACGGCTCAGATCGTAGAATGTCATCGAGTTAGTGGAGATTACAATTATTTGATCAAAGTGGTGACCTCATCTATTATGGATTTGGAACCGTTCGAAAATTGCATTACCAGCCACGGTTCATACACCACGTTAATCACACTTTCTTCTCCTATCGATCACAAATCTCTTGTACCTACTATGAGCAAAGATCAGCAAACGATCTAA
- a CDS encoding Imm63 family immunity protein, with product MIYHAHQIIEKITTLLQKTTIYNQQHHMKWVRAPFFDQERFELSPYVQITDEGYVLQMYERNVQMLNKLTTDVDDVVYWILEDTIQLILHTDRLQRQQDSFHTTTDEISIAEQANQAFSEIGGIYEQWHHQHRRSTLETP from the coding sequence ATGATCTATCATGCCCATCAAATTATAGAAAAGATCACAACACTACTTCAGAAAACAACGATCTATAATCAACAGCACCATATGAAATGGGTACGTGCTCCTTTTTTCGATCAAGAGCGATTTGAACTTTCTCCGTATGTTCAGATTACAGACGAAGGATATGTATTACAAATGTACGAACGCAATGTGCAAATGCTCAACAAACTTACGACCGATGTAGATGATGTGGTGTACTGGATTTTGGAAGATACGATTCAACTGATTCTACATACCGATCGATTACAGCGTCAACAGGATTCTTTTCATACAACTACAGATGAAATATCTATTGCAGAACAAGCCAATCAAGCCTTTTCTGAAATAGGTGGAATCTATGAACAATGGCATCATCAACATCGTCGCAGTACATTAGAGACGCCGTAG
- a CDS encoding Lrp/AsnC family transcriptional regulator: MNHHRSTSDNQPVDIDEIDRKIITILNKNGRISYTDLAKDIGLSRVAVQARINALIENEVIERFTAVINPAKIGITVSAFFNVEVEPKHLQETADQLAEEPFVTSLYHMTGPSKLHMHGLFMDNQEMESFLKDKLYNMPGIMSVDCQVLITRYKSRMGMRL; encoded by the coding sequence ATGAACCACCACCGTTCTACATCCGATAATCAACCGGTTGATATTGATGAGATCGATCGCAAAATCATTACGATTTTGAATAAAAATGGTCGCATCTCTTATACCGATCTTGCTAAAGATATTGGGTTATCTCGTGTAGCTGTGCAAGCACGAATTAATGCGTTGATCGAAAATGAAGTGATCGAACGATTCACTGCTGTGATTAATCCTGCCAAAATTGGGATTACGGTTTCTGCCTTTTTTAATGTAGAAGTAGAGCCCAAGCACCTACAAGAAACGGCTGATCAATTAGCAGAAGAACCTTTTGTAACCAGTCTTTATCATATGACAGGTCCGAGCAAATTGCATATGCATGGATTATTTATGGACAATCAAGAAATGGAATCGTTTCTTAAAGACAAATTATACAATATGCCTGGTATTATGAGCGTGGACTGTCAAGTGTTGATCACCCGTTACAAAAGCCGGATGGGAATGAGGTTGTAA
- a CDS encoding ATP-binding protein, giving the protein MNPARGGLARRVALWTIVLFLVFGIIIFAVEWFFKQQTADITNDINTHLNQQNQIQDMDEDYRTAVSDFRAYLAYDRNEFLLEAETSRDEFVKRLDTFKKAQTEDSRLDELSRKSTEYFSYFPVMQALKQQNNQTEINRISQTITTSLVQSVNSELDRLMQIERQEVNDLIAKSKRINSLILFVPLVLILLGLGTAVILIRYLRKSIIHPIAQMEQAVERISKGEYIHLENTFSQDEIGGLVAGINHMSDQLKERHQELEESLRQMGEQHDELEAQNEEIMMQQQEQETILERLTERETQLQWINSYQEKLTGFAQMNDFLESSLRALMQATRHDALMLVIQDEIGNPASSRMMYSIGWPHTIHGEAIDHLFGPALQVLEEKSPIVRSRTLSTEEKGVHQGYERADDHYYPIFNEEMNVLGFVLFTTYGSLMVHIKDKLMTEGLIGQFGLAYQAQLASEERRKQSVRLEELNTELELEKRMLKQQRDTIQQIIDSLHEGLVLCDPQGTISFCNQQVSRVNPELITGANITSLTEYLDHHTVEHTMLSEQIQQLLTEESKEWKTQFSLQGRDGSIYYMEMYMNMIKGMNLENYHLFVFRDRTEEEQADQLKNEFVSIVSHELRTPLASILGFVEILLHREVKPEKAKKYMETIHGEANRLSNLISDFLDLQRMESGKQNYTLVPFDLNPIVQSVAKQWDNKQGYTIGIDVPEGVCLVRADSDRITQVMHNLISNAIKYSPGQERVDVRLVDGDTHWIAAVQDYGLGIPEESKPHMFGKFYRVDNSDRRQIGGTGLGLAIVKEIVEDLGGEVYFDSILGQGSTFYIKLPKFHLRALDDKIVVLEDDENLARLIGATFEEQNYEILRMDTAEEALLALEYSQQPPLLCLVDVQLHGSQNGWDFIQALKNDKAYRHVPVIISSALDQPDNYAETSNERYLQKPFSVERLLELGMNLIHSDTKSTGLVVAMQNEDTVKTTLQKNGLGEAELQLNEDFIQVDWIKEDTPPHE; this is encoded by the coding sequence ATGAATCCAGCCCGCGGGGGTCTGGCACGCCGGGTCGCTTTATGGACGATTGTTCTTTTTTTGGTGTTTGGCATTATCATTTTTGCTGTTGAGTGGTTTTTTAAGCAACAGACCGCAGATATTACCAATGATATCAATACACATCTTAATCAGCAAAATCAGATTCAAGATATGGATGAAGATTATCGTACAGCAGTGTCTGATTTCCGGGCATATCTGGCTTATGATCGCAATGAATTTTTATTGGAAGCCGAGACAAGTCGCGATGAATTTGTAAAGCGTTTGGATACATTTAAAAAAGCTCAGACCGAAGATTCACGTCTGGATGAATTATCACGCAAAAGCACAGAATATTTTAGCTATTTTCCAGTGATGCAAGCACTCAAACAGCAAAATAATCAAACTGAAATCAATCGTATTTCACAGACGATCACTACTTCTCTGGTGCAATCGGTCAATAGCGAATTAGATCGGTTAATGCAGATTGAACGCCAAGAAGTGAACGATCTGATTGCCAAAAGTAAACGTATCAATTCTTTGATCCTATTTGTACCGTTGGTGTTGATTTTGTTAGGACTGGGAACTGCTGTTATATTGATTCGTTATTTACGCAAATCGATTATTCATCCGATCGCCCAGATGGAGCAAGCAGTAGAGCGGATAAGTAAAGGGGAATATATTCATTTAGAAAATACCTTTTCGCAGGACGAGATTGGTGGGCTTGTTGCTGGTATTAATCATATGAGTGATCAGTTGAAAGAACGCCATCAAGAACTGGAAGAAAGTCTGCGTCAAATGGGAGAACAACACGACGAATTGGAAGCTCAGAATGAAGAAATTATGATGCAACAACAAGAGCAGGAAACGATCTTGGAACGGTTGACCGAGCGTGAGACACAGTTACAATGGATCAATTCGTATCAAGAAAAACTAACGGGTTTTGCGCAGATGAATGACTTTTTAGAAAGCAGTCTGCGTGCGTTGATGCAAGCAACACGTCATGATGCTCTGATGCTGGTTATTCAAGATGAGATCGGCAACCCTGCTTCTTCACGTATGATGTATTCGATTGGATGGCCACATACGATACATGGAGAAGCTATTGATCATTTATTTGGGCCCGCATTACAAGTATTAGAAGAAAAGTCTCCTATTGTGCGTAGCCGTACTCTCAGCACCGAAGAAAAAGGAGTTCATCAAGGATATGAACGTGCAGACGATCATTATTATCCTATTTTTAATGAAGAAATGAATGTACTGGGGTTTGTCCTATTTACAACGTACGGTAGTCTGATGGTGCATATCAAAGATAAATTGATGACAGAAGGACTAATCGGACAATTTGGACTGGCATATCAAGCGCAACTTGCAAGTGAAGAGCGGCGCAAGCAAAGTGTTCGTTTGGAAGAACTTAATACAGAGTTGGAATTGGAAAAGCGGATGCTCAAGCAGCAACGGGATACGATTCAGCAAATTATCGATTCTCTGCATGAAGGCTTGGTACTTTGCGATCCACAAGGAACGATTTCATTTTGCAATCAACAGGTAAGTCGTGTCAATCCAGAACTGATCACAGGCGCTAATATTACCTCACTCACAGAATATCTGGATCATCATACAGTAGAACACACGATGTTGAGCGAGCAGATTCAGCAGTTGCTGACCGAAGAAAGCAAAGAGTGGAAAACGCAGTTCTCTCTCCAAGGACGTGACGGATCTATTTATTATATGGAAATGTATATGAATATGATCAAAGGTATGAATTTAGAAAATTATCATCTATTTGTATTCCGCGACCGCACCGAAGAAGAACAAGCGGATCAATTGAAAAATGAATTTGTAAGTATTGTCTCGCATGAATTACGGACTCCGCTGGCGAGTATTTTGGGATTTGTGGAGATATTGCTTCATCGTGAAGTCAAACCGGAAAAAGCGAAAAAATATATGGAAACGATACATGGAGAAGCTAATCGCTTATCCAATCTAATCAGTGATTTTCTGGATCTCCAACGGATGGAATCAGGCAAGCAAAATTACACGCTGGTTCCATTTGATCTGAATCCGATTGTGCAAAGTGTAGCCAAACAATGGGATAACAAACAAGGATATACGATTGGAATTGATGTACCTGAAGGAGTATGTCTGGTACGCGCAGATAGTGATCGGATTACACAGGTTATGCATAATTTGATTAGTAATGCGATTAAGTATTCACCGGGGCAAGAACGTGTCGATGTTCGCTTAGTGGATGGAGATACGCACTGGATTGCAGCCGTACAAGATTATGGTCTGGGTATACCCGAAGAATCCAAGCCTCATATGTTTGGTAAATTTTATCGTGTAGACAATTCAGATCGTCGTCAGATCGGTGGCACAGGCTTAGGGCTTGCGATTGTCAAAGAAATCGTAGAAGACTTAGGCGGAGAAGTGTATTTCGATTCTATATTAGGTCAAGGCAGTACATTTTATATTAAATTGCCCAAATTCCATCTGCGTGCACTGGATGACAAAATTGTGGTACTGGAAGACGATGAAAATCTAGCTCGTCTGATTGGGGCTACGTTTGAAGAACAAAATTACGAAATTTTGCGTATGGATACCGCAGAAGAAGCATTGCTTGCTCTAGAGTATAGTCAGCAACCGCCTTTATTGTGTCTGGTCGATGTACAGCTACATGGTTCGCAAAATGGATGGGACTTTATTCAAGCGCTCAAAAATGACAAAGCGTATCGTCATGTGCCTGTGATTATCTCGTCAGCACTAGATCAGCCGGACAATTATGCCGAGACATCGAATGAGCGCTATTTACAAAAGCCATTTAGTGTAGAACGGTTGTTAGAGTTAGGAATGAACTTAATCCATAGTGATACGAAAAGTACAGGATTGGTTGTAGCGATGCAAAATGAAGATACTGTCAAAACAACTTTGCAAAAAAATGGACTTGGAGAAGCTGAATTACAGCTTAATGAAGATTTTATTCAAGTGGATTGGATTAAAGAAGATACCCCGCCTCATGAGTAA
- a CDS encoding RNA polymerase sigma factor, translating into MEDNEIVELFMTRNESAIAISSRQYGRYCYTISYNILSDSEDAEECVNDTWLRTWNAIPPQRPNKLSFFVGRITRNLSLDKFKAKKAQKRGGEMTIILGELDDCIPSEHDVEQAILEKDLSQTINRFLHTLPERECNLFLARYWYSQSQAEIAEQFAMKENNVKASLFRTRTKLKAYLMEEGIYL; encoded by the coding sequence GTGGAGGATAACGAAATTGTAGAACTGTTTATGACACGTAACGAATCAGCTATAGCAATATCTTCCCGTCAGTACGGAAGATATTGCTATACGATCTCTTATAACATTTTAAGTGATTCTGAAGATGCGGAAGAATGTGTCAATGATACATGGCTTCGTACATGGAATGCGATCCCTCCGCAACGACCGAATAAACTGTCTTTTTTTGTAGGCAGAATCACCAGAAATCTTTCACTGGATAAATTCAAAGCCAAAAAAGCTCAAAAGCGTGGTGGCGAAATGACTATTATTTTAGGTGAACTGGATGATTGTATTCCTTCCGAACATGATGTGGAACAAGCTATTTTGGAAAAAGATTTGAGTCAAACGATCAATCGATTTCTGCATACGTTACCTGAACGGGAGTGCAATTTATTTTTAGCCAGGTATTGGTATAGTCAGTCACAAGCAGAGATCGCAGAGCAATTTGCTATGAAAGAAAACAATGTCAAAGCCAGTCTGTTTCGAACGCGTACCAAACTCAAAGCTTATCTTATGGAGGAAGGAATCTATCTATGA
- a CDS encoding chromate transporter, which produces MSTEPTTPSEHSSTAPSYHKATYRELSWAMVRTGILGYGGGPSVMPLFRYEAVTRYRWLSDDEFGEILALGNALPGPIATKMAAYLGYRGKGVIGAILAVIAHILPSCLAMIVLLSAVSYLSHSKIIQGMIAAVVPVIAVMLGVMAYEFGEKAVKGLGIKVGIGLFIVAFILLQLLSVHAAIVIALFLAYGAVHFKFVQWLKDRRNPPNPPVKKTEGGES; this is translated from the coding sequence ATGAGTACTGAACCGACAACACCTTCAGAACATAGCTCAACTGCTCCTTCTTATCATAAAGCCACTTATCGTGAATTATCATGGGCCATGGTGCGTACCGGTATTCTCGGTTATGGCGGAGGGCCTTCGGTTATGCCACTGTTCCGCTATGAAGCAGTTACCCGTTATCGCTGGTTAAGTGATGATGAATTCGGCGAAATTCTAGCGCTTGGGAATGCATTACCCGGGCCGATTGCGACCAAGATGGCGGCATACCTGGGTTATCGTGGCAAAGGAGTTATAGGCGCTATTCTAGCAGTCATCGCTCATATTCTCCCTTCTTGCCTGGCGATGATCGTCTTGTTATCTGCGGTGTCTTACTTGAGCCATTCCAAAATCATTCAAGGAATGATTGCTGCTGTAGTGCCTGTAATTGCTGTTATGCTCGGTGTTATGGCGTATGAATTTGGTGAAAAAGCTGTAAAAGGGCTAGGAATCAAAGTAGGGATTGGACTGTTTATCGTTGCTTTTATTTTACTGCAACTATTGAGCGTTCATGCCGCTATAGTGATTGCATTATTTTTAGCATATGGAGCGGTTCATTTCAAATTTGTACAATGGTTAAAAGATCGACGCAATCCACCTAACCCGCCTGTGAAGAAAACCGAAGGCGGTGAGTCTTAA
- a CDS encoding S-layer homology domain-containing protein, with the protein MNNKTNKMNKKIVTSILSASILSISLGSVSFAATTSSFQDLKGVNGQDKIVKLHDQQILNGLSDTAFAPQSSLTQAQAIQFIVKGFKLDAKTGVIALKDNQKLSTVFPSVKDNAWYTDAFRDAYKNGVDIPKSVNPTTKITREQYIDYVMTALQTVGKMPAIDVITPDIKDIDKLDPAMLDSSQLAIALGIVKLDRSKNLYPQKEITRAEAAVILYDALDYLNKSAQDKMKGQQTTIDVLPHEEKGSNPVTQPNNGSMVSESYATPTNGEKLYVRTVKMALDQHAGQDVKYFVEIDLFSNGTPLDTNSKEVQAEVKRLQALNYDIDFAKAWTYEGNLQKVDYTYVGAYLTADQLQQFKANTNYGYAFQFASNGDGSPVQGKVGSISGVSDNSNIAD; encoded by the coding sequence ATGAATAACAAAACAAACAAAATGAACAAAAAAATCGTAACTTCAATCTTATCTGCATCTATTTTATCAATATCGCTAGGAAGTGTATCTTTTGCTGCTACAACATCATCGTTTCAAGATTTGAAAGGGGTAAACGGGCAAGACAAAATTGTGAAATTACACGACCAACAAATTCTGAATGGATTAAGTGATACAGCATTTGCTCCGCAATCCTCTTTAACACAGGCACAAGCGATTCAGTTTATCGTAAAAGGATTCAAGCTAGATGCCAAAACAGGCGTAATTGCTTTGAAAGATAATCAAAAGTTATCTACAGTATTCCCATCTGTTAAAGACAATGCATGGTATACCGATGCTTTTCGCGACGCTTATAAAAACGGTGTGGATATTCCTAAATCTGTTAATCCTACAACAAAGATTACACGCGAACAATATATCGATTATGTGATGACAGCCCTACAAACAGTAGGAAAAATGCCAGCTATTGATGTGATTACACCGGATATCAAAGATATCGACAAATTAGACCCTGCTATGTTGGATTCCTCTCAATTAGCGATTGCACTTGGTATCGTGAAGCTGGATAGAAGCAAAAACTTGTACCCGCAAAAAGAAATTACACGTGCAGAAGCAGCCGTTATTCTTTATGATGCATTAGACTATCTGAACAAAAGTGCACAGGATAAAATGAAAGGTCAACAAACTACGATTGATGTATTGCCACATGAAGAAAAAGGGTCTAATCCTGTGACTCAGCCGAATAATGGAAGTATGGTATCTGAAAGTTATGCCACACCAACTAACGGAGAAAAACTATACGTTAGAACAGTAAAAATGGCTTTGGATCAACATGCAGGACAAGATGTGAAGTATTTTGTAGAGATCGATCTATTCTCAAATGGAACTCCTTTAGATACCAATAGCAAAGAAGTACAAGCAGAAGTAAAACGTCTACAAGCATTGAATTATGATATTGATTTTGCTAAAGCATGGACATATGAAGGGAATTTGCAAAAAGTAGATTACACGTATGTAGGTGCCTATCTAACAGCGGATCAATTGCAACAATTCAAAGCGAATACAAATTACGGCTATGCTTTTCAATTTGCAAGTAATGGCGACGGTTCACCGGTACAAGGCAAAGTAGGTAGTATCAGCGGAGTAAGTGATAACAGTAATATTGCAGATTAA
- a CDS encoding SMP-30/gluconolactonase/LRE family protein encodes MRKSKSLGVIVAMTGCLLLSPSTGWAAEAMDSDIQTIIEGTSTNWDSHLIGKSLYSPYAVVATQLGAQATWNAKKNVLTLTKGSTTFTLHEESASATTTSPAHHTLQLVGDNVLVPVRAVFEAFDYKVVYTPATRSVNIQSASTETSNPNPSVTSDTYRSVSILTDLDPSTATGLRIEGVIANEDNQVFTVEMGSKKLYRIAADTGQIDTLTELPRSGTGMALDAEGNLYIASGGEEGLIYRINEEDLSSAAFDSSKVETYASGVPGANGLAFDRSGNLYVSGGANGAIYKVSSNGQVSTYASGILPTREEQKIVVNGIAFGTDGQLYVSNTSSGEVNRFAINNDGSLGERQLVAQSPLLYGADGLNFGPDGAIYVAANERNAIVRVSLNGQVSDIASNNNNGPLEFPASLHFVGNTLYISNFDQPRGANNPNDLGIGASIATIDFSQ; translated from the coding sequence TTGAGAAAAAGCAAGTCGCTTGGCGTAATTGTTGCTATGACGGGGTGTCTGTTGTTATCGCCATCGACAGGATGGGCAGCAGAAGCAATGGATTCAGATATCCAAACGATTATTGAAGGCACAAGCACCAATTGGGATAGCCATTTGATTGGAAAAAGTCTATACAGCCCTTATGCGGTAGTGGCTACTCAGTTGGGCGCTCAAGCCACATGGAATGCTAAAAAAAATGTATTAACATTGACCAAAGGAAGTACTACATTCACGTTACATGAAGAATCTGCATCTGCTACGACCACCTCACCAGCGCACCATACACTACAGCTTGTAGGGGATAATGTACTGGTTCCTGTACGTGCGGTTTTCGAAGCTTTTGATTACAAAGTGGTCTATACTCCTGCTACTCGCTCTGTAAATATACAATCAGCGTCTACAGAGACCAGCAATCCTAATCCTAGTGTCACTTCAGACACTTACCGATCCGTATCGATTCTGACAGACCTTGATCCAAGTACAGCGACAGGGCTACGGATTGAAGGCGTGATTGCTAATGAAGATAACCAAGTGTTCACTGTTGAAATGGGTAGTAAAAAGTTATATCGCATCGCCGCAGATACCGGGCAGATCGATACATTGACTGAACTGCCACGTTCAGGTACAGGTATGGCGTTAGATGCTGAAGGTAATCTGTATATTGCAAGCGGAGGCGAAGAAGGTCTTATTTATAGAATCAATGAAGAAGATTTATCCAGTGCTGCTTTTGATTCATCCAAAGTGGAAACGTATGCGAGTGGTGTGCCCGGAGCAAACGGATTAGCTTTTGATCGTAGTGGTAATCTATATGTTAGTGGCGGAGCGAACGGAGCGATCTACAAAGTATCTTCTAATGGACAAGTAAGTACGTATGCAAGTGGTATCTTGCCTACACGAGAAGAGCAAAAAATCGTAGTGAATGGTATTGCTTTTGGCACTGATGGGCAATTATATGTTAGTAATACCAGTTCTGGAGAAGTAAATCGCTTTGCAATCAACAATGATGGTTCTTTAGGTGAGCGCCAACTTGTTGCTCAAAGCCCGCTATTATATGGAGCAGACGGCTTGAACTTTGGCCCTGATGGAGCGATCTATGTAGCGGCTAATGAACGTAATGCTATCGTACGCGTAAGCCTGAATGGACAGGTCAGCGATATCGCTAGCAATAATAACAATGGGCCTTTAGAATTCCCTGCCAGTCTTCATTTTGTAGGAAATACATTATATATCAGTAATTTTGATCAACCACGTGGAGCCAATAATCCGAATGATCTCGGTATCGGCGCTTCGATTGCAACGATTGATTTCAGTCAATAA
- a CDS encoding amidase gives MGSTWNAFMNEQLTMTSSSPLAVQGPLSGWTFGVKDVFALAGHTSSAGNPDWLRTHSPATQTASAIQRLLEAGAMLQGTTHTDELMYSLNGQNIHYGTPTNPQATDRIPGGSSSGSAVAVAAGLRDFAIGTDTGGSVRIPSSYCGIYGMRPTHGLVPIDGVIPLAPGFDTVGWMANSADVLLEVGKVLIHDSEEEAEQSAFDHIYFPEEAWALAEPETREALQKSLEQITYHMTSTNGRTSWTEIAPEGLSAWMTAFRTIQALEIWQEHEEWIQTAQPVFGKDIADRFDWASTLRAEENQHSFALKQQVSERLHQLLDTHQLLVLPTATSSAPSLDIQGEANERRRSQTMQLSCIAGLSGLPQITIPVATLQGAPIGLSIIAGKGQDIRLLQWVKNWADTLQK, from the coding sequence ATGGGATCAACATGGAATGCCTTTATGAATGAACAATTGACGATGACTTCATCTTCGCCTCTAGCGGTACAAGGGCCATTATCGGGATGGACGTTCGGAGTCAAAGATGTATTTGCACTTGCAGGTCATACTTCTAGCGCAGGTAATCCAGATTGGTTACGTACTCATTCACCTGCAACGCAGACTGCATCGGCGATCCAGCGATTGCTCGAAGCAGGAGCTATGCTTCAAGGAACGACTCATACCGATGAGTTGATGTATAGTTTGAATGGACAAAATATACATTATGGCACTCCTACGAATCCACAAGCGACAGATCGGATTCCAGGAGGGTCATCGAGCGGTTCTGCTGTAGCAGTAGCAGCTGGACTGCGAGATTTCGCTATCGGCACAGATACAGGGGGTTCGGTGCGTATTCCTTCGTCGTATTGTGGCATTTATGGAATGCGTCCTACTCATGGTCTGGTTCCTATTGATGGAGTGATTCCACTTGCACCGGGGTTTGATACAGTGGGATGGATGGCTAATTCTGCCGATGTGTTATTAGAAGTCGGCAAAGTATTGATCCATGATTCAGAAGAAGAGGCAGAGCAGTCTGCATTTGATCATATTTATTTTCCAGAAGAAGCATGGGCTCTGGCAGAACCGGAGACACGTGAGGCTTTGCAAAAATCGTTGGAGCAGATCACCTATCATATGACAAGCACTAACGGTCGCACGTCATGGACAGAAATTGCTCCTGAAGGATTATCTGCATGGATGACCGCTTTCCGCACGATTCAAGCGCTAGAGATCTGGCAAGAACATGAAGAATGGATTCAAACAGCACAGCCTGTATTTGGCAAAGATATAGCAGATCGGTTTGATTGGGCTTCGACTTTGCGTGCAGAAGAGAATCAACATTCTTTTGCTCTCAAACAGCAAGTTAGTGAGCGTCTGCATCAATTGTTAGACACTCATCAATTACTTGTTTTGCCAACAGCGACAAGTTCAGCCCCTTCATTGGATATTCAAGGAGAAGCGAATGAACGTCGTCGTTCTCAAACGATGCAATTATCGTGTATTGCTGGTCTATCCGGTCTGCCACAGATCACTATTCCTGTAGCTACTTTACAAGGAGCACCTATAGGCTTATCTATTATTGCAGGCAAAGGTCAAGATATCCGTTTACTGCAATGGGTCAAAAACTGGGCAGACACGTTACAAAAATAA
- a CDS encoding chromate transporter, with translation MHTFTIEWVEWLRLFWGFFLANVLGYGGGPASIPLMYNEIVTHYHWLDDKTFSNVLALGNTLPGPIATKIAAFVGYDVSGIGGIFIALFATIVPSAVALILLLNLLQKYRTSPVVKGLTLLVQPVIAVMMAVLTWQLTAGSFVSIGIWQSLGIAVVAFWAMQIRKIHPAFVILAAFVYGALVLPNFI, from the coding sequence ATGCATACGTTCACGATTGAATGGGTCGAATGGTTGCGGTTATTCTGGGGGTTCTTTCTAGCCAATGTACTCGGTTATGGTGGTGGCCCTGCTTCTATTCCGTTGATGTACAACGAGATTGTCACCCATTATCACTGGTTAGACGATAAGACATTTTCGAATGTGCTGGCACTTGGGAATACACTTCCTGGGCCGATTGCAACCAAGATTGCGGCATTTGTTGGTTATGATGTATCTGGGATAGGCGGTATATTTATTGCGTTATTCGCAACGATCGTGCCTTCTGCGGTTGCATTGATTTTACTGCTTAATCTATTGCAAAAATACCGTACTTCTCCTGTAGTCAAAGGATTAACATTACTTGTTCAGCCTGTTATCGCTGTAATGATGGCTGTACTGACATGGCAGTTAACCGCCGGTTCTTTTGTTTCTATCGGAATCTGGCAAAGTCTTGGTATTGCTGTCGTCGCCTTCTGGGCGATGCAAATCCGTAAAATCCACCCTGCTTTTGTGATTCTGGCGGCATTTGTCTATGGAGCATTGGTACTTCCGAACTTTATTTAA